A single Pedobacter sp. PACM 27299 DNA region contains:
- the rpoN gene encoding RNA polymerase factor sigma-54, whose protein sequence is MLKQHLQQKLLQKLSPQQIQFIKLLQVPTVALDTRIKEELEENPALEDPSLMIAEEPKSEYDDLNDTPDDFDPGAKEENTDEFNVDDYLQDDNVNDYSTSYNNEDDEEKKETPIAIESTFFESLQEQLDLVPLSDQDFIIGKQIIGSLDDDGYLRRPITSMIDDLAFSQNAMVEEEDVLEMLKVIQSFDPPGIAARDLQECLTLQLKRKDPSNPIIQKAIVIVENYLDEFTRKHYDKLEKALGLNSEDLKEIIAEILRLNPKPGDSNQVTTKQLQVIPDFHVSNNDGTLILTLNSKNAPELRVSRSYIDMFDHYDKAAQKDKKLKEAVQFVKQKLDSAKWFIDAIKQRQQTLLKTMNAIMQYQYEYLLTGDERKMRPMILKDIADKIDMDISTVSRVANSKYVQTEFGTFLLKSFFSEAIQTESGEEVSNKEVKKILEDCIGNEDKRKPLADEKLTEILKEQGYNIARRTVAKYREQMNIPVARLRKEL, encoded by the coding sequence ATGCTTAAACAACATCTACAACAAAAATTACTTCAAAAGCTCTCCCCTCAGCAAATCCAATTTATTAAATTGCTGCAAGTACCTACTGTTGCATTAGATACCAGAATTAAAGAAGAATTGGAAGAAAATCCAGCGCTTGAAGATCCCAGCTTAATGATTGCTGAAGAACCTAAAAGCGAGTATGATGATCTAAATGATACACCGGATGATTTTGATCCAGGTGCGAAGGAAGAAAACACAGATGAGTTTAACGTAGATGATTATTTACAGGACGACAATGTAAACGACTATAGCACCTCTTATAACAATGAGGATGATGAAGAAAAAAAAGAAACTCCAATTGCGATTGAAAGTACTTTTTTTGAGAGTTTACAGGAACAGCTGGACCTGGTTCCATTATCAGATCAGGATTTCATCATTGGAAAGCAAATTATTGGTAGTTTAGACGATGATGGTTACTTGCGCAGGCCAATCACCTCTATGATCGACGACCTTGCCTTCTCGCAAAATGCGATGGTAGAAGAAGAGGATGTTCTGGAGATGCTGAAAGTAATTCAAAGCTTCGATCCTCCGGGCATTGCAGCCAGAGACTTACAAGAGTGCCTTACCTTACAATTAAAGCGTAAAGATCCTTCCAATCCAATCATTCAGAAAGCCATTGTCATCGTAGAAAATTATCTGGATGAATTTACCAGAAAACACTACGATAAACTGGAAAAAGCTTTAGGACTGAACAGTGAAGACCTGAAAGAGATCATTGCGGAAATCCTGCGTTTAAATCCTAAACCTGGAGATTCCAATCAGGTGACGACTAAACAGCTGCAAGTTATTCCGGATTTTCATGTGAGCAACAATGATGGAACATTAATTCTAACGCTAAATTCAAAAAATGCGCCTGAACTGAGAGTAAGCCGGTCCTATATTGACATGTTTGATCATTATGACAAAGCCGCACAAAAAGATAAAAAATTAAAAGAGGCCGTTCAGTTCGTAAAACAAAAGCTGGATTCTGCAAAATGGTTCATTGATGCCATTAAGCAAAGACAGCAGACCTTGCTGAAAACGATGAATGCCATCATGCAATACCAATATGAGTACTTGCTTACCGGTGATGAGCGCAAAATGCGGCCAATGATCTTAAAAGACATTGCCGATAAAATTGACATGGACATTTCTACGGTTTCCAGGGTAGCAAACTCAAAATATGTACAAACGGAATTCGGCACTTTTCTATTGAAATCTTTCTTCTCTGAAGCTATCCAAACCGAAAGCGGCGAAGAAGTATCGAATAAAGAGGTGAAAAAAATCCTGGAAGACTGTATTGGAAATGAAGACAAGCGTAAGCCATTGGCAGACGAGAAACTGACAGAAATCCTAAAAGAACAAGGATATAATATTGCCAGAAGAACGGTTGCAAAATACAGGGAGCAAATGAATATCCCGGTGGCCCGTTTAAGAAAAGAGCTGTAA
- a CDS encoding response regulator: protein MNSDTSVNVLYVDDEVHNLNAFKASFRRKFNIFIANSAIEGRKVLESEDIHVIVTDQRMPVTTGIEFLESIIPDFPDPIRILLTGYADINAVIDAINKGQVYRYIQKPWMEDDLRINIEKAFELYTLRKDNRDLTASLLVANEKLENLLRMGTDL, encoded by the coding sequence ATGAATTCTGACACTTCCGTAAACGTTCTCTATGTTGATGATGAAGTTCACAACCTGAATGCTTTCAAAGCAAGCTTCCGCCGTAAATTCAATATTTTCATTGCGAATTCTGCAATAGAGGGTAGAAAAGTTTTAGAATCTGAGGATATCCATGTGATTGTTACGGATCAAAGAATGCCGGTCACCACTGGTATAGAGTTTCTGGAATCTATTATTCCGGATTTTCCAGATCCGATTAGAATTTTACTAACGGGTTATGCAGATATTAACGCGGTTATCGATGCAATTAATAAGGGGCAGGTGTACCGATACATTCAAAAACCCTGGATGGAGGATGATTTGAGAATCAATATCGAGAAAGCCTTTGAACTTTATACTTTGAGAAAAGATAACAGAGATCTCACCGCCAGCTTATTGGTAGCCAATGAGAAACTGGAAAACTTATTAAGAATGGGGACTGATTTATAG
- a CDS encoding response regulator, protein MNSNASINVLYIDDEAHNLNSFKAGFRRMFNVFTAESAEEGRKVLEKQLIHVIITDQRMPVMTGIEFLESIIPDFPEPIRILLTGYADINAVIDAINKGQVYKYIQKPWMAEDLRINIEKAFEIYSLRKENRELTEKLLIVNQQLEFLFRQSLLS, encoded by the coding sequence ATGAATTCTAACGCATCCATAAATGTCCTGTACATAGACGATGAAGCTCACAATCTGAACTCTTTTAAAGCGGGATTTAGAAGAATGTTTAATGTCTTTACCGCTGAGTCGGCAGAGGAGGGGAGAAAGGTTTTGGAAAAGCAATTAATCCATGTGATCATTACCGATCAGCGGATGCCTGTCATGACGGGAATTGAGTTCCTGGAATCTATCATTCCTGATTTTCCTGAACCTATCAGAATATTGCTTACAGGTTACGCTGATATTAATGCTGTAATTGACGCCATCAACAAAGGGCAGGTTTATAAATACATTCAGAAGCCCTGGATGGCAGAAGATCTAAGGATCAATATTGAAAAAGCTTTTGAAATCTATTCGTTAAGAAAAGAAAACCGGGAGCTCACAGAAAAATTATTAATCGTGAATCAACAGCTGGAATTTTTATTCCGCCAAAGTCTCTTATCCTAA
- a CDS encoding Rv1355c family protein, translated as MQLDKELRQLKKELASQTKKYSEIYTPIFFRILNREDQSSLLNLLKEKPHIQVFDSITNQLTDLVKGLNPTLVLSKDQIDELIVKRLNGQDADTYGVWVYYPWIEKLVHILDKEEFILVRTNRNKHKITQQEQDQLMEKKIGVIGLSVGQSVSLTLAIERGCGELRIADFDHLDLTNLNRIRSGVQNVDLRKTVIVAREIAEIDPFLKVTCFHEGITEENIESFLTENGKLDLLIDECDGIDIKILCRVKAKAHQIPVLMEASDRGTIDIERFDLEPNRPILHGYIEHLDISKVKHLKTNEEKIPYILPIAGVETLSTRMKASMIEIQQTITSWPQLASAVTYGGGITADLSRRILLQELSVSGRFFVDIEEIIADPVKENTHTEILKPAKGISFPEMEVLAAQLKIEKAVNAIELDGEQLDELLHTAQRGSSAGNNQPWKWLYKDGALLLFHDTERSFSFANHKNIVAYVGFGLTLESIRLKAETLNLQVQEQLFPDPQIPELIAVLQFSNIAAAHKKDGLADFTDLRNTNRNQPKVIKAIPAETLAEIKAETEQVAGAKIYFIEDAAAIQKVANIMGESDKLRLYTPTGHHELFNLELRFTKEESERTGDGLDLESFGLTAGEAIGMRIAKDPKVLDLLKHWKMGTGLERLSKKSGLASSAIALVTMPNYTSSDFIKGGKAVERMWLTANRAGISLHPMTASILHFNILKYGDGLNQDLYLKNKFSELNEIFYNCFPTVNEQEVSVFLCRLFYAEAEGTPSKRLPIDKIFIANLTQ; from the coding sequence ATGCAATTAGATAAAGAATTACGTCAACTTAAAAAAGAGCTAGCTTCGCAAACAAAAAAGTATAGTGAAATCTATACTCCAATATTTTTTAGAATTCTAAATCGAGAAGATCAATCTTCGCTATTGAATTTGCTTAAAGAAAAACCACATATCCAGGTTTTTGACAGCATTACAAATCAACTCACTGACCTGGTTAAAGGCCTAAATCCAACTTTAGTACTGAGCAAAGATCAAATCGACGAGCTTATAGTAAAACGTTTGAATGGCCAGGACGCAGATACTTATGGTGTTTGGGTTTATTATCCATGGATTGAGAAATTGGTTCATATCCTTGACAAAGAAGAATTTATCCTTGTTCGAACCAATAGGAACAAGCATAAAATTACACAGCAGGAACAAGATCAGCTGATGGAGAAGAAAATTGGTGTAATCGGCCTTTCTGTTGGCCAATCCGTTTCCCTGACCCTGGCTATTGAGCGTGGATGCGGGGAATTGCGCATTGCAGACTTTGACCACCTGGACCTCACTAACCTCAATCGCATCCGCAGTGGTGTTCAAAATGTAGATTTAAGAAAAACGGTGATTGTAGCCAGAGAGATTGCGGAAATTGACCCGTTTCTAAAAGTAACTTGTTTCCACGAAGGCATCACTGAAGAAAATATTGAAAGCTTCTTAACAGAAAACGGAAAATTAGACCTTTTAATTGATGAGTGTGATGGCATCGACATTAAAATTCTTTGCAGAGTAAAAGCAAAAGCCCATCAGATTCCGGTATTGATGGAAGCCAGTGATAGAGGCACCATCGATATTGAGCGTTTTGACCTGGAGCCAAATCGTCCAATTTTACATGGATATATTGAGCATCTGGACATTTCTAAAGTCAAACACCTTAAAACCAACGAAGAAAAAATACCTTATATTTTGCCGATTGCAGGCGTAGAAACTTTATCCACCAGGATGAAGGCTTCGATGATTGAAATCCAGCAAACCATCACTTCTTGGCCTCAGCTGGCCAGCGCCGTTACTTATGGCGGTGGTATCACAGCGGATTTGTCGAGGAGAATATTGCTACAAGAGCTTTCCGTTTCAGGTCGCTTCTTTGTAGACATCGAAGAGATCATCGCAGATCCTGTAAAAGAAAATACACATACTGAAATCCTGAAACCCGCGAAAGGAATTTCCTTTCCGGAGATGGAGGTGCTTGCTGCACAGTTAAAAATTGAAAAAGCAGTAAATGCGATTGAATTAGACGGCGAACAGCTGGACGAACTCCTGCATACCGCACAAAGAGGAAGCTCAGCTGGAAACAATCAACCCTGGAAATGGCTGTATAAAGACGGTGCCTTACTTCTTTTCCATGATACTGAACGCTCCTTCTCTTTTGCAAATCATAAAAATATCGTGGCTTATGTCGGTTTCGGACTAACTCTGGAGAGCATCCGATTAAAAGCGGAGACGCTCAACCTGCAAGTGCAGGAGCAGCTTTTTCCTGACCCTCAAATTCCAGAATTAATAGCGGTGCTGCAGTTTTCAAATATAGCAGCAGCACATAAAAAAGATGGTCTTGCGGATTTTACCGACCTAAGAAATACCAACAGAAATCAACCTAAAGTCATCAAAGCCATTCCTGCCGAGACATTAGCCGAAATAAAAGCAGAAACTGAGCAGGTAGCAGGCGCGAAAATATATTTTATTGAAGATGCAGCAGCCATCCAAAAAGTGGCAAACATCATGGGCGAATCAGATAAACTCCGTTTGTATACTCCTACCGGTCACCACGAACTCTTCAACCTGGAGCTGAGATTTACCAAAGAAGAAAGTGAAAGAACTGGTGATGGATTGGATCTGGAGTCCTTTGGTCTAACAGCTGGAGAAGCCATTGGGATGAGAATTGCAAAAGACCCAAAGGTGCTGGACTTACTGAAACACTGGAAAATGGGTACAGGATTGGAACGCTTGTCGAAAAAATCCGGACTGGCTTCCTCAGCAATTGCTTTGGTCACTATGCCTAATTATACCTCTTCTGATTTCATTAAAGGGGGAAAAGCAGTAGAGCGGATGTGGTTAACCGCCAATCGTGCAGGAATTTCCCTTCATCCGATGACGGCGAGCATTTTACACTTCAACATTTTAAAATACGGAGATGGACTGAATCAGGATCTTTATCTTAAAAACAAGTTTTCTGAATTAAATGAGATTTTCTACAATTGCTTTCCAACAGTAAATGAGCAGGAAGTGAGCGTTTTTCTATGTAGATTATTCTATGCAGAAGCAGAAGGAACACCTTCGAAACGTTTACCAATAGATAAAATATTCATAGCTAATTTAACCCAATAA
- a CDS encoding sensor histidine kinase, with the protein MMLFLLGIGSANAQLIQLNGAATTPINISDQVSTYEDSSGNRSLEEVIKNGKFIPNHHKIANFGLTKSTIWIRFNVADAQKPTDFFLQLKSPNLDKVAFYYPEHGQYREIKSGNEVSIHQRDVVHQDPIFRLRTSTDTTTYYLKVSASSPITLPLFIGSYTSIMQGLNLESNVFSLYIGLIITMFLYNIFIYFTVRDRSYLFYVVYIFSVGFTQLSLQGYAFSLLWGDNLNLNNQGLIFSIVFVGIASILFTKEFLHVKNFYRKVNRYLNILILLYLLCFAISLVGYPVEAQMALQLLTIIASISVIVTGILIYRKKYRPALYFTISWSCFLIGVIIFIMKDIGILSYTFLTNNAILIGSGLEAVLLSFALADKINIFKKEKEESQSEALRILTENEKLVREQNVLLEIKVKERTEALENINTSLNDALSNLKETQSQLVDSEKMASLGQLTAGIAHEINNPINFVTSNIKPLQMDIDDLNQLIDMYENVDPAKDLHPQLSEIENFKRSIDLDFVREEIKSLLSGIGEGATRTAEIIRSLKNFSRLDENDTKPVDLNEGLDSTLVLLRSTFPGNLQIVKSYGTLPKVECMPGKINQVFMNLISNAIQAIKGKQVPDTEEQLSISTWQEGEEVKISIKDSGSGMTEEVKQKIFEPFFTTKDVGEGTGLGLSIVFRIIENHRGRIDVVTKVNQGTEFIITLPVISR; encoded by the coding sequence ATGATGCTTTTTTTGCTGGGGATTGGTTCTGCAAATGCACAATTGATTCAGCTAAACGGCGCAGCTACCACGCCAATTAACATCAGTGACCAGGTTTCCACCTATGAAGATTCTTCAGGAAACCGTTCCCTGGAAGAAGTCATCAAAAACGGGAAGTTTATCCCTAATCACCATAAAATCGCCAATTTCGGACTCACAAAATCTACGATCTGGATCAGGTTCAACGTGGCAGATGCTCAAAAACCAACGGATTTTTTTCTTCAATTGAAAAGTCCAAATCTGGATAAAGTTGCATTTTATTATCCGGAGCATGGACAATACAGAGAGATTAAATCAGGAAATGAGGTTTCTATCCATCAGCGTGATGTGGTACATCAGGACCCAATTTTCAGACTGAGAACAAGTACAGATACCACCACCTACTACCTTAAAGTTTCTGCATCCAGTCCGATTACACTGCCTTTATTTATAGGTTCCTATACCTCTATTATGCAAGGTTTAAACCTGGAAAGTAACGTTTTCAGCTTGTATATCGGCCTGATTATCACTATGTTTTTATATAATATCTTTATATATTTCACGGTAAGGGACCGCAGTTACTTATTTTATGTAGTCTATATCTTTAGCGTTGGCTTTACACAGCTTTCTCTACAGGGCTATGCGTTCTCTTTGCTTTGGGGTGATAACCTGAACTTAAATAATCAGGGACTGATATTTTCCATTGTTTTCGTAGGAATCGCTTCAATTCTCTTTACCAAAGAATTCCTCCACGTTAAAAACTTCTACCGCAAGGTCAATCGCTACCTGAACATTTTAATCCTGCTTTACCTGCTGTGCTTTGCCATCAGCCTCGTAGGCTATCCGGTAGAAGCACAAATGGCTTTGCAGCTGCTGACCATCATCGCTTCCATCTCAGTTATTGTTACAGGTATCTTAATTTATAGAAAAAAATACCGTCCAGCTTTATATTTTACAATTTCATGGTCTTGCTTCCTAATCGGAGTTATTATATTCATCATGAAGGATATCGGTATACTTTCCTATACCTTCTTAACGAATAATGCGATTTTGATTGGATCGGGTTTAGAAGCCGTATTGCTATCTTTTGCACTTGCCGACAAGATCAACATCTTTAAGAAAGAGAAAGAAGAATCACAATCAGAGGCTCTGCGAATCCTGACGGAGAATGAAAAACTAGTACGTGAACAAAACGTCCTGTTAGAAATTAAAGTAAAGGAAAGAACAGAAGCGCTGGAAAATATCAACACCAGTTTAAATGATGCTTTATCTAACCTGAAAGAGACCCAATCTCAATTGGTAGATTCGGAAAAAATGGCTTCTTTGGGTCAGCTTACTGCCGGTATTGCACATGAGATCAACAATCCGATCAATTTTGTGACCTCTAATATCAAGCCGCTTCAGATGGATATTGACGACCTGAATCAGCTGATCGATATGTATGAAAACGTTGATCCTGCAAAGGACCTCCATCCACAGCTCAGCGAAATTGAGAATTTTAAACGATCTATTGACCTTGATTTCGTAAGAGAAGAGATTAAATCCCTGCTTTCAGGAATTGGTGAAGGCGCAACACGTACTGCAGAAATCATCAGAAGTCTGAAAAATTTCAGCAGACTGGATGAAAATGACACCAAACCCGTGGACTTGAATGAAGGCCTGGATTCTACCCTGGTTCTATTGAGAAGTACCTTCCCTGGAAATCTACAGATTGTGAAGAGTTATGGTACGCTGCCAAAAGTAGAATGTATGCCTGGAAAAATCAACCAGGTATTTATGAACCTGATCAGCAATGCCATCCAGGCGATTAAAGGAAAACAAGTACCAGATACAGAGGAACAATTGAGCATCAGCACCTGGCAAGAAGGAGAAGAAGTGAAAATCAGTATTAAAGATTCAGGATCAGGAATGACTGAAGAAGTTAAACAAAAGATTTTTGAACCATTTTTCACGACTAAAGATGTTGGAGAAGGCACAGGATTGGGCTTATCTATCGTCTTTAGAATCATTGAAAACCATCGTGGACGTATAGATGTTGTGACAAAAGTAAATCAAGGTACAGAATTTATTATTACCTTACCAGTAATCTCACGATAA
- a CDS encoding hybrid sensor histidine kinase/response regulator, translating to MNATTIRVLYIDDEENNLLAFKASFRRQYEIYTALSADEGLKILENVAVQVIIADQKMPNITGVEFFKSIKNTFPDPTRILLTGYTDIEALADAINHGDIYRYITKPWNDLELHNSIKNAYDAYKSKIDLRNKVAELEKTNDELNRFIYSISHELRAPLVSTMGIVNLVKMEGLFNSSGEYWGLIETCSNRLDYYIQKTLQYYKNNKTVSEHTEINFKKLVADLIELYAYTDKDMKFNVNIIQDELFFGDAFRIEVILGNLISNAIKYQKETELNKNVNISVEVQPTQVHISINDNGMGILNEHLEKIFLQFFKSKINHGSGLGLFIVKEALNKINGKITVSSNAIEGTTFKITIPNVK from the coding sequence ATGAATGCCACAACTATACGTGTTCTGTATATTGATGATGAAGAAAATAACTTGCTCGCCTTCAAAGCAAGTTTTAGGCGACAGTATGAAATTTATACCGCCCTTTCTGCTGACGAAGGATTAAAAATCCTTGAAAACGTTGCAGTACAAGTGATTATTGCGGATCAGAAGATGCCGAATATTACAGGGGTGGAGTTTTTCAAAAGCATCAAAAATACGTTTCCAGATCCAACCAGGATTTTATTAACTGGTTATACTGATATTGAAGCCCTGGCTGATGCGATCAATCATGGCGATATTTACCGGTACATTACCAAACCATGGAATGATCTGGAGCTGCACAACTCTATCAAAAATGCGTATGACGCCTATAAATCTAAAATAGACCTGAGGAATAAAGTCGCAGAATTAGAAAAAACCAATGATGAGCTGAATCGCTTTATTTATAGCATTTCTCATGAACTACGGGCACCATTGGTATCTACAATGGGAATTGTAAATCTGGTAAAAATGGAAGGCCTGTTTAATTCCAGCGGTGAGTACTGGGGATTGATAGAGACCTGCTCCAACAGACTAGATTATTACATCCAGAAAACGCTGCAATACTATAAAAACAACAAGACCGTTTCGGAACATACAGAAATCAATTTCAAAAAATTGGTGGCCGATCTGATTGAGCTGTATGCTTATACCGATAAGGACATGAAGTTCAATGTGAACATCATTCAGGATGAACTGTTTTTTGGAGATGCCTTCCGCATTGAAGTGATCTTAGGAAACTTGATTTCTAATGCGATCAAGTATCAGAAAGAAACAGAACTGAATAAGAATGTAAACATATCCGTAGAGGTTCAGCCTACCCAGGTGCACATTAGCATCAACGACAATGGGATGGGCATCCTGAACGAACATTTAGAAAAGATATTCTTACAATTCTTTAAAAGTAAAATCAACCATGGAAGTGGCCTGGGCCTTTTCATAGTGAAAGAAGCGCTAAATAAAATCAACGGAAAGATTACAGTAAGTTCGAATGCTATAGAAGGTACCACCTTTAAAATCACGATTCCAAATGTTAAATAA
- a CDS encoding response regulator, protein MLNKVRKVMLIDDNEVDLKINSKIITITKLFDEIILCQSGEEALNYLSRNQNEEDKIPDFILLDIQMPEMDGFEFLEIYKGLPKSITEKCVVAILSSTLDFGDIKKAEANPHVVKLFRKPLFPKELEEELNKHL, encoded by the coding sequence ATGTTAAATAAGGTCAGAAAGGTTATGTTAATTGATGACAATGAGGTTGACCTGAAAATCAACTCCAAGATCATCACCATCACTAAATTATTTGATGAAATTATTCTTTGCCAATCGGGCGAAGAGGCGCTGAACTACCTCAGCAGAAACCAAAATGAGGAGGATAAGATTCCTGATTTCATTTTACTGGACATTCAGATGCCGGAGATGGATGGCTTTGAGTTCCTGGAAATTTATAAAGGGCTGCCAAAGTCAATCACTGAAAAATGTGTGGTAGCGATACTCTCCTCAACACTCGATTTTGGAGACATCAAAAAAGCGGAAGCGAATCCACATGTGGTGAAGTTATTCCGGAAGCCATTGTTTCCAAAAGAGCTGGAAGAAGAACTAAATAAACACTTATAA
- the fabV gene encoding enoyl-ACP reductase FabV: MIIEPKIRGFICLTAHPDGCAQNVLNQINYVKSKGPIDGPKKVLVIGASTGFGLSSRITSAFGSNASTIGVYFEKPPAPGKTASAGWYNTAAFESEAHKAGLYAKSINGDAFSKEIKEKTLELIKADLGQIDLVIYSLASPKRVHPVTGVVHSSVLKPIGEVYTNKTVDFHTGIVSDISIQPAQGDDIENTIAVMGGEDWAMWIDELKAAGLLAAGATTVAYSYIGPSLTEAVYRKGTIGRAKDHLEATAFQIADQLKDINGKAYVSVNKALVTQASSAIPVIPLYISLLYKIMKAEGLHEGCIEQIQRLFKERLYTGAEVLTDEQGRIRVDDLEMRDDVQAQVAALWTEATTETLPAIGDLAGYKKDFLNLFGFDVAGVNYEADVNEMVEISGLV; encoded by the coding sequence ATGATTATTGAACCGAAAATTCGTGGGTTTATCTGCCTGACTGCACATCCTGATGGCTGCGCACAAAACGTGTTAAACCAGATCAATTACGTGAAATCTAAAGGACCTATCGACGGACCTAAAAAAGTCCTTGTTATAGGCGCATCAACCGGTTTTGGTTTGTCATCAAGAATTACCAGTGCTTTTGGATCTAATGCATCTACTATTGGTGTATATTTTGAAAAACCACCAGCACCTGGAAAAACTGCTTCAGCGGGTTGGTACAATACAGCTGCATTTGAATCAGAGGCTCATAAAGCTGGTTTATATGCTAAAAGTATAAATGGCGATGCCTTCTCAAAAGAGATCAAAGAAAAAACTTTGGAACTGATCAAAGCTGACCTTGGACAAATTGACCTGGTAATTTACAGTTTGGCTTCTCCAAAAAGAGTTCACCCGGTAACAGGAGTGGTACACAGCTCTGTATTGAAGCCAATTGGTGAAGTTTATACCAATAAAACAGTAGACTTCCATACAGGAATCGTTTCTGATATCTCTATTCAACCTGCTCAAGGTGATGATATTGAAAATACGATTGCCGTTATGGGTGGTGAAGACTGGGCGATGTGGATCGACGAATTGAAAGCTGCAGGCTTACTTGCAGCTGGTGCAACAACAGTTGCTTATTCTTATATCGGCCCATCACTAACAGAAGCAGTTTACCGTAAAGGTACTATTGGTCGTGCTAAAGACCATTTAGAGGCTACAGCGTTCCAGATTGCTGATCAATTAAAAGACATCAATGGAAAAGCTTATGTATCGGTAAACAAAGCCCTGGTTACTCAGGCGAGCTCTGCAATTCCAGTAATTCCATTGTATATTTCCTTATTGTACAAAATTATGAAAGCAGAAGGCCTTCATGAAGGATGTATTGAGCAAATTCAACGTTTGTTCAAAGAGCGTTTGTATACAGGTGCTGAAGTATTGACAGATGAGCAAGGAAGAATCCGTGTAGACGATTTAGAGATGCGTGATGATGTTCAGGCGCAGGTTGCTGCTCTTTGGACAGAAGCAACTACAGAAACACTTCCTGCAATCGGCGATCTTGCTGGTTACAAAAAAGATTTCTTAAACCTGTTTGGTTTTGATGTAGCGGGTGTGAATTACGAAGCTGATGTGAATGAAATGGTAGAAATTTCAGGATTGGTATAA